A portion of the Candidatus Zixiibacteriota bacterium genome contains these proteins:
- a CDS encoding S4 domain-containing protein, protein MRIDNYISDLGIIKRRTIAKEMADAGHIKLNGRRAKPGHKVKPGDIIEITGKRNLKMNILKVPEGKSVPKERRQEYFEIIEESQPKFDL, encoded by the coding sequence ATGAGAATTGACAATTACATATCGGATCTCGGAATCATCAAGCGGCGGACAATCGCCAAAGAAATGGCTGACGCCGGTCATATCAAATTAAACGGCCGAAGAGCCAAACCGGGGCATAAAGTAAAACCGGGTGATATTATTGAAATAACCGGAAAGAGAAATCTAAAAATGAATATTCTAAAAGTTCCCGAAGGGAAATCGGTTCCCAAAGAAAGACGTCAGGAATATTTCGAAATTATCGAGGAAAGCCAACCAAAATTCGATCTCTGA
- a CDS encoding peptidylprolyl isomerase has protein sequence MKRKIANELIFILILALTISLSGCGKNESEIVAQVGDRVIKISQILGPIERYDVKYISAEAELETKRMMLDSLISRELLIIAAYENNMENENEVVRVLEGESIKFLLDALFEKEIISKARPSEAEIKDYYNRLSEEIKTSHIVVDSLSEANDILEMLKQGEVFEDLAVKFSIDPTAKRNQGDLGWISWGMMIDDFQETAFALQPGEISAPVKSDFGFHIIKLIDRKPIERRPSYEEQKNQIRNMIIERRRRVLMRDYVAEMQKKYPVTVEKPTCQFVLNKLAYLYPDTIGTRPRWRDIIDPKQLDRDEQALVIGNYEGGQLTLGEYIKRAEKMPEKNRPDFDDYDSLATVIFQMALWDILGVEARKMGLEEDEDYIRKVTRLREFAMADLMLNDSIPSKVELTEEDLVEYYNTHPEDFTSLCRYHLLELQVASQEEAFKDKSTISSEEEFKRRAGRKTLRPGKKSIGGDLGIIVRDQYPELFDAAEKVSVGRITDPVKMGSKWSIALVKQKFEPELIDFESVRLVIIDKLTKEKGDAIYREWVEEMKKRVEVIIYDDVLTGTIDESIYENVADTSQAG, from the coding sequence ATGAAGCGCAAAATCGCTAATGAACTGATTTTCATACTTATCCTGGCCTTGACAATATCTCTCTCTGGATGCGGAAAAAATGAAAGTGAAATAGTCGCCCAAGTTGGCGACCGAGTTATAAAAATAAGCCAGATATTGGGACCTATCGAAAGATACGATGTCAAGTATATTTCTGCCGAGGCGGAACTCGAAACCAAAAGAATGATGCTCGATTCACTTATCAGTCGGGAGCTTTTGATTATAGCCGCCTATGAAAACAATATGGAAAACGAAAATGAAGTTGTCCGGGTTCTCGAAGGCGAATCAATCAAATTCCTGCTGGATGCCTTATTCGAAAAAGAGATAATTTCCAAAGCCAGGCCGTCGGAGGCGGAAATTAAGGATTACTATAACCGTCTTAGCGAAGAAATAAAAACATCACATATTGTCGTCGATTCATTGTCTGAAGCCAATGATATTCTGGAAATGTTGAAGCAGGGCGAGGTTTTCGAAGATCTCGCCGTCAAATTTTCCATTGACCCGACCGCCAAGCGAAACCAGGGTGATTTGGGGTGGATCAGTTGGGGTATGATGATTGATGATTTCCAGGAAACGGCTTTTGCTCTGCAGCCGGGAGAAATATCCGCTCCCGTCAAATCTGATTTTGGGTTCCATATTATTAAGTTAATCGATCGCAAACCTATCGAGCGCAGACCTTCATATGAGGAACAGAAGAATCAAATTCGTAACATGATTATAGAGCGCCGACGACGAGTACTGATGCGGGATTATGTGGCCGAAATGCAAAAGAAATACCCGGTTACGGTTGAGAAACCGACCTGCCAGTTTGTTTTAAATAAACTGGCCTATTTGTATCCCGATACAATCGGAACCCGCCCTCGCTGGAGAGACATTATCGATCCCAAGCAACTTGATCGGGATGAACAGGCTCTGGTTATCGGAAATTATGAAGGCGGCCAGTTAACCTTGGGTGAATATATTAAGCGGGCCGAGAAGATGCCCGAAAAGAATCGACCCGATTTTGATGACTACGATTCACTGGCAACCGTTATCTTCCAGATGGCCCTCTGGGATATACTTGGGGTTGAGGCTCGTAAAATGGGACTTGAAGAAGATGAGGATTATATTCGCAAGGTTACTCGCCTGCGAGAATTTGCTATGGCGGATTTGATGCTCAACGATTCAATTCCCAGCAAAGTTGAGCTGACCGAAGAGGACCTCGTTGAATATTATAACACGCATCCGGAAGATTTCACTTCCCTGTGTAGATACCATCTTCTGGAACTCCAGGTTGCCTCACAAGAAGAAGCGTTTAAAGACAAATCCACTATTTCTTCAGAGGAAGAATTTAAAAGACGAGCCGGTCGAAAAACATTACGCCCCGGTAAAAAAAGTATCGGGGGGGATCTGGGAATTATCGTTCGCGATCAATACCCGGAATTATTCGATGCCGCCGAAAAGGTATCGGTCGGTCGAATCACCGATCCGGTAAAAATGGGATCAAAATGGTCAATCGCCCTGGTCAAACAAAAATTCGAACCGGAATTGATAGATTTCGAATCAGTGCGTCTGGTAATTATCGATAAACTTACCAAGGAAAAAGGCGACGCCATTTACAGGGAATGGGTCGAGGAAATGAAAAAGCGGGTCGAAGTGATAATTTATGATGACGTATTAACCGGCACAATCGATGAAAGTATTTACGAAAACGTTGCCGATACCTCCCAGGCAGGATAG
- a CDS encoding SMP-30/gluconolactonase/LRE family protein, which yields MIKNIMYMAGLVVLALPLLSHSQQFYGPESAVYDMPRERYLISNYSNGQIIAMDLNGQRSVFAQGKNSSAGLHIIDDTVYVGCGGQGVLAYNLVTGEEVMDLLIPGSILLNDVTSDTSGNLYVSDPYGNKIYRIQMDDRSYSVLVDYIYWPNGLLFDKINNRLLACKSTTYRIYSVNMSDGSLTELVNVGGGHLDGLAEDNTGNIYVSSQGPEAVYRYNNDFTSYRELVSSGHSGPADIYYNKWLEVLVVPNISNSTVDFIDMPNSFSLIEYNFSDDTYGDGDGILEGEEEIELTFTFENTKPVSVVNTFANLYCEDISLIVNNGSVDFGELAPEEVADNASSPLRFTIPADYKPRIDSFYIEISYSFIESERTDTFVILQGMGFPDILLVDDFAGGEISEYYKRELDNLLIPYILRDVQSEGIPQLSILNEYEVVVWFTGNDGADSFNSEKISSLRGYMDGGGNLFLTGQGITANINLLDVGFLNDYLKCEHISPLYIAMLNNAPTSQVFTEGDTLIISMGDGAPGQTNTDHISALNGGVEEFNYITTSNCAAISFNGVYKLVLFGFGFEAISSSDSRYLTRKNTLMNILSFFEFEYPNSTPTASNLIIEPGDPTHMIDHAPEISWMYVDDEMSPQAYYQVQTGDDDDWLVCEMWDSGPVSGSEISVSYSGIELIDGEDYYIRVRLSDGTLWSDWIYGTFHMNSVPIPINLTPNNSEEFDVNPPILSHATMTDIEGDALFYDYQLYDDIAMTELVDEASGLDGGPGDNTTWSAGPVLIEYEDYYWRVRCRDIYETGVWSELASFILIPAYKCGDANSDEEANVGDAVFIINHVFKGGPAPDPLDAGDANCDGQCNVGDAVYLINHVFKGGPAPCQLCE from the coding sequence ATGATCAAAAATATAATGTACATGGCAGGTTTAGTGGTTTTAGCTCTGCCGCTACTATCTCATTCCCAGCAGTTCTACGGACCAGAAAGCGCTGTCTATGATATGCCCAGAGAGCGATACCTTATATCAAATTATTCCAACGGACAAATAATTGCCATGGATTTGAATGGACAGCGAAGTGTATTCGCCCAGGGTAAGAATTCATCCGCCGGATTGCATATTATTGACGATACCGTTTACGTTGGATGTGGAGGTCAGGGGGTATTGGCTTATAACTTGGTAACGGGGGAAGAAGTAATGGATCTTCTGATTCCGGGAAGCATTTTACTTAATGATGTTACATCTGACACTTCTGGAAATTTATATGTGTCTGATCCCTATGGAAATAAGATTTACCGGATCCAAATGGATGATAGATCATACTCCGTATTAGTAGATTATATTTATTGGCCAAATGGTCTATTGTTTGATAAAATAAATAACCGTCTTTTGGCATGCAAATCGACTACATACCGAATATACTCAGTTAATATGAGTGATGGATCGCTTACAGAACTAGTGAATGTGGGAGGGGGACATCTCGACGGCCTGGCTGAAGATAATACCGGTAACATTTATGTCTCTTCGCAAGGACCTGAGGCTGTATATCGTTACAATAATGATTTCACCTCATATCGTGAATTAGTATCGTCAGGACATAGTGGTCCCGCAGATATCTACTATAATAAATGGCTGGAGGTGCTTGTCGTACCAAATATTAGTAACAGTACCGTGGATTTTATTGATATGCCAAACTCTTTCAGTTTAATAGAATATAATTTTTCAGATGATACTTATGGGGATGGAGACGGCATTTTGGAGGGGGAAGAAGAAATTGAACTTACTTTTACTTTCGAGAATACTAAACCGGTGTCTGTGGTAAATACCTTCGCCAATCTTTATTGTGAAGATATATCACTTATTGTTAATAATGGCAGTGTTGATTTTGGCGAGTTAGCTCCCGAAGAGGTTGCTGACAATGCTTCTTCACCATTGAGATTTACCATTCCAGCTGATTATAAACCCCGCATCGATAGTTTTTATATCGAGATATCCTATTCTTTTATTGAAAGCGAAAGAACCGATACTTTTGTAATTTTACAGGGTATGGGCTTCCCTGATATTTTATTGGTAGATGATTTTGCAGGTGGGGAGATATCCGAATATTATAAAAGAGAATTGGATAATTTATTAATCCCATACATTTTGAGGGATGTTCAGTCAGAAGGAATACCTCAATTGAGTATATTAAATGAATATGAAGTTGTTGTATGGTTTACCGGAAACGATGGCGCGGATTCTTTTAATAGTGAGAAAATTTCGAGTCTGCGAGGATATATGGATGGAGGAGGTAATCTGTTTTTGACAGGACAGGGCATCACGGCCAATATTAATTTATTGGATGTCGGTTTCTTAAATGATTACCTAAAATGTGAGCATATATCGCCCTTGTATATTGCCATGCTAAATAACGCACCGACGTCTCAAGTTTTTACCGAGGGTGATACTCTTATAATTTCCATGGGAGATGGAGCGCCAGGTCAAACAAATACGGATCATATTTCCGCATTAAACGGGGGAGTAGAAGAATTCAACTATATAACCACTTCGAATTGCGCGGCAATTTCATTTAACGGGGTTTATAAACTGGTGTTGTTCGGTTTTGGATTTGAGGCTATCAGCAGCAGTGATAGCAGGTATTTAACGCGCAAAAATACTCTAATGAATATCTTGAGTTTTTTTGAATTTGAATATCCCAATAGCACTCCCACCGCGTCTAATTTGATTATTGAGCCGGGCGATCCAACTCATATGATAGACCATGCGCCAGAAATATCATGGATGTACGTGGATGATGAAATGTCCCCTCAGGCATATTATCAAGTACAAACAGGAGATGACGACGATTGGCTGGTGTGTGAGATGTGGGATAGCGGTCCCGTATCCGGCTCAGAAATTAGTGTCTCATATTCGGGCATAGAGTTAATCGATGGGGAAGATTATTATATACGTGTTCGATTGTCTGATGGCACATTATGGTCCGATTGGATCTATGGAACCTTTCACATGAACTCGGTGCCAATCCCGATTAATCTCACCCCGAATAACTCAGAAGAATTTGACGTTAATCCTCCCATATTATCACATGCGACTATGACAGATATTGAGGGTGATGCTTTGTTCTATGATTATCAATTATATGACGACATCGCAATGACGGAGCTAGTAGACGAAGCCTCCGGCTTAGATGGTGGACCGGGCGATAATACAACCTGGTCAGCCGGACCAGTCTTGATCGAATATGAAGATTATTATTGGCGAGTTAGATGTCGAGATATTTATGAAACCGGGGTATGGAGCGAATTGGCTTCATTTATTTTAATACCTGCTTATAAATGCGGCGACGCCAATAGCGACGAGGAAGCAAATGTTGGCGATGCGGTATTTATTATCAATCATGTTTTCAAGGGCGGCCCTGCTCCGGATCCATTAGACGCGGGAGATGCCAATTGTGATGGACAATGTAATGTTGGTGATGCTGTGTACTTGATTAATCATGTTTTTAAGGGCGGTCCGGCGCCATGCCAATTGTGTGAGTAG
- a CDS encoding peptidylprolyl isomerase → MKKKILSKTALILFGAVLLCSPIRGETIEGIVAVVGDRAILLSEVANQVQMIMMQMEPGVDVDIDELATDVLNQIINDELILSAAREDTSVTATPDEIKYELDEHIASIVARFPSEGAFLQQLSQEGLTKRALEKQLRPEIRDQILKQKIIANKLANVSMARNEVENFYNENIDSLPEIPAKIRLAHILIKFKVSPKTDDSLKAAAEAAREIALKGLEFAEVADSFAIISPGAVGGRIGFVRRTEVVEEFGRAAFALQPGSISGPVRTEYGWHVIKNHARRADSVDVSHILFPTIPSAADSLWTRLVVDSLLNELRNGGNFKELAKLHSDDDESRATGGELEEMTVDQLRPEFVAPLEAVDVEGVTPPVISQLGFHILKLLERTPGRPLDIDEDYDIVRNFAQQQKTATLVEEWVNDLKKSIYFDIREFTLK, encoded by the coding sequence ATGAAGAAGAAAATTCTATCAAAAACGGCTCTGATTTTATTCGGAGCCGTCCTTTTATGCAGCCCAATTAGGGGAGAAACTATTGAGGGCATCGTTGCGGTAGTTGGAGATCGAGCCATCTTATTATCTGAAGTCGCCAACCAGGTCCAAATGATCATGATGCAAATGGAGCCCGGAGTTGATGTGGATATTGATGAGTTAGCCACGGACGTTTTGAATCAAATCATAAACGACGAATTGATTCTCTCCGCGGCGCGAGAAGATACTAGTGTTACCGCGACTCCCGATGAAATAAAATATGAACTGGACGAGCATATTGCCTCGATCGTTGCCCGATTTCCTTCCGAGGGAGCGTTTTTGCAGCAATTATCCCAGGAAGGCCTGACCAAAAGAGCTCTCGAAAAACAGCTGCGGCCTGAAATCCGAGATCAGATTCTCAAACAGAAAATCATCGCCAATAAACTGGCCAACGTATCCATGGCTCGTAATGAAGTTGAAAATTTTTATAATGAAAACATCGATTCATTACCCGAAATTCCCGCTAAAATCCGACTAGCCCACATCCTCATCAAATTCAAAGTCTCTCCCAAAACTGATGACTCATTGAAAGCCGCCGCCGAAGCCGCCCGTGAAATTGCCCTGAAAGGACTCGAATTTGCCGAAGTTGCCGATAGTTTCGCAATCATCTCGCCGGGAGCTGTCGGGGGGCGGATAGGGTTCGTTAGAAGAACGGAAGTTGTCGAGGAATTCGGCCGGGCCGCTTTTGCCCTGCAACCGGGAAGTATCTCCGGACCGGTGCGAACCGAATACGGCTGGCATGTTATTAAAAATCATGCTCGAAGAGCCGACAGCGTTGACGTCAGTCATATTCTTTTCCCGACTATACCATCGGCCGCCGATTCTCTCTGGACAAGACTTGTCGTCGATTCGCTCCTAAATGAACTGCGTAACGGAGGTAATTTCAAAGAGTTGGCCAAACTCCACTCCGATGATGATGAGTCCCGGGCAACCGGAGGAGAACTTGAGGAGATGACAGTTGATCAACTGCGTCCGGAGTTTGTTGCGCCTTTGGAAGCGGTTGATGTGGAAGGTGTCACGCCGCCGGTAATTTCTCAGCTGGGCTTTCACATTCTCAAACTTCTGGAAAGAACGCCCGGCCGACCGCTGGATATTGATGAAGATTATGACATCGTCCGCAATTTCGCTCAACAGCAAAAAACGGCGACTTTGGTCGAAGAATGGGTCAATGATTTGAAAAAATCAATATATTTCGATATTCGGGAATTTACTCTGAAATAA